The following are encoded together in the Methylorubrum sp. B1-46 genome:
- a CDS encoding lytic transglycosylase domain-containing protein produces the protein MHRLAFTLLPAVLVACAGPSRAAPSPESETVEQALCRLIEGSAKARHLPVPFLTRLIWRESSFRVGVVSPAGAQGVAQFMPGTAKDRGLSDPFDPEQAIPHAAHFLADLKRQFGNLGLAAAAYNGGPGRVSAWLAGSGGLPAETRAYVIAITGRPAEDWRPNAAVETPEGPDPAAKKPDGKAETSEAKPPPPEAETQTCLQVTAALRIPSRGDRFALAIEGGPAAPWGVQLAGNFSKSLALASFQRARTRYTSVIGEVRPMIIGTRLRFRGTRTFYRVRIPAESRNAADGLCQKIRNVGGACIVLRT, from the coding sequence GTGCACCGCCTCGCTTTCACCCTGTTGCCGGCCGTTCTCGTTGCCTGCGCCGGTCCCTCTCGTGCGGCCCCCTCGCCCGAAAGCGAGACGGTGGAGCAGGCGCTCTGCCGGCTGATCGAGGGTTCGGCCAAGGCGCGGCACTTGCCGGTGCCGTTCCTGACCCGGCTGATCTGGCGCGAGAGTTCGTTCCGCGTCGGCGTGGTGAGCCCGGCCGGGGCGCAAGGAGTGGCGCAGTTCATGCCCGGCACGGCCAAGGACCGCGGCCTCAGCGATCCCTTCGATCCCGAGCAGGCGATCCCGCACGCCGCGCATTTCCTGGCCGACCTCAAGCGGCAATTCGGCAATCTCGGGCTCGCGGCGGCGGCCTATAACGGCGGACCGGGGCGCGTCTCGGCCTGGCTCGCCGGCAGCGGCGGCCTGCCCGCCGAGACGCGGGCCTACGTCATCGCCATCACCGGCCGCCCGGCGGAGGATTGGCGCCCGAACGCCGCCGTCGAGACGCCGGAGGGACCCGACCCGGCCGCGAAGAAGCCGGACGGGAAGGCGGAGACATCCGAGGCGAAGCCGCCTCCGCCGGAGGCCGAGACGCAGACCTGCCTTCAGGTCACCGCGGCACTGCGCATCCCGTCGCGCGGCGACCGCTTCGCTCTGGCGATCGAGGGCGGACCGGCCGCGCCCTGGGGCGTGCAGCTTGCCGGAAACTTTTCCAAGTCGCTGGCGCTGGCGAGCTTCCAGCGGGCGCGCACGCGCTACACCAGCGTGATCGGCGAGGTGCGGCCGATGATCATCGGCACTCGGCTGCGCTTTCGCGGGACCCGCACCTTCTACCGAGTGCGCATCCCGGCCGAGAGCCGGAACGCGGCCGACGGCCTGTGCCAGAAGATCCGCAATGTGGGCGGCGCCTGCATCGTCCTGAGGACATAA
- a CDS encoding ABC transporter ATP-binding protein, translating to MSDTLLTVEDLSVAFRGGARETRAVDRVSFTIERGETLALVGESGSGKSVTALSILRLLDGAAHHPGGKILFKGRDLLALPEREMRAVRGADITMVFQEPMTSLNPLHTIQRQIGEVLEIHRGLKGKAARRRILELLDLVGIRDAERRLGAYPHELSGGQRQRVMIAMALACEPDLLVADEPTTALDVTVQAQILALLADLQKRLGMAMLFITHDLGIVRRIANRVCVMLSGRIVEAGPVAQVFTRPQHEYTQRLLASEPTGRANPVPTHAEALVEAGPLKVWFPLKAGVLRRTVGHVKAVDGVRLVVRAGETVGVVGESGSGKTTLGLALLRLTESEGPIVFLGQRIEDRGPRTMRPLRKDMQVVFQDPYGSLSPRMSVGDIVAEGLAVQGLVQGSAERRALVAKALTDVGLDPAAMDRYPHEFSGGQRQRIAIARAIVLKPRFVVLDEPTSALDRSVQAQIVTLLRDLQRERGIAYLFISHDLKVVRALSNYVMVMQHGQVVEEGPAEAIFAAPKTDYTRTLFAAAFEMDAATTAEIEPA from the coding sequence ATGTCCGATACGCTGCTGACCGTCGAGGATCTCTCGGTCGCCTTCCGGGGCGGGGCGCGCGAGACGCGGGCGGTGGATCGTGTCAGCTTCACGATCGAGCGGGGCGAGACCCTGGCTCTGGTGGGGGAATCCGGCTCCGGCAAGTCGGTGACGGCGCTTTCGATCCTGCGGCTGCTCGACGGCGCCGCGCATCATCCGGGCGGAAAGATCCTGTTCAAGGGCCGCGATCTCCTGGCGCTGCCCGAGCGGGAGATGCGTGCGGTGCGCGGGGCGGACATCACCATGGTGTTCCAGGAGCCGATGACCTCGCTCAACCCGCTCCACACCATCCAGCGCCAGATCGGCGAGGTGCTGGAGATCCACCGGGGGCTCAAAGGCAAGGCCGCGCGGAGACGAATCCTCGAACTGCTCGACCTCGTCGGCATCCGCGACGCCGAGCGGCGGCTCGGTGCCTATCCGCACGAATTGTCGGGCGGCCAGCGCCAGCGCGTGATGATCGCCATGGCGCTCGCCTGCGAGCCCGACCTACTGGTCGCCGACGAGCCGACCACCGCCCTCGATGTCACCGTGCAGGCGCAGATCCTCGCGCTGCTCGCCGACCTGCAGAAGCGGCTCGGCATGGCGATGCTGTTCATCACCCACGATCTCGGCATCGTGCGGCGCATCGCCAACAGGGTCTGCGTGATGCTTTCCGGCCGGATCGTCGAGGCGGGCCCGGTGGCGCAGGTCTTTACCCGGCCGCAGCACGAATACACCCAGCGGCTTCTCGCCTCCGAGCCCACCGGCCGGGCGAACCCCGTGCCGACGCACGCCGAGGCCTTGGTCGAGGCCGGGCCGCTCAAGGTGTGGTTCCCCCTCAAGGCGGGCGTGCTCCGGCGCACCGTCGGCCACGTCAAGGCGGTCGACGGAGTGCGGCTCGTCGTGCGGGCGGGCGAGACCGTCGGCGTCGTCGGCGAATCCGGCTCGGGCAAGACCACCCTCGGCCTCGCCCTGCTGCGGCTCACCGAATCCGAGGGGCCGATCGTGTTCCTCGGCCAGCGGATCGAGGATCGAGGCCCCCGCACCATGCGGCCCCTGCGCAAGGACATGCAGGTGGTCTTCCAGGATCCCTACGGCTCCCTGTCCCCGCGCATGTCGGTGGGTGACATCGTCGCCGAGGGGCTCGCCGTGCAGGGGCTGGTGCAGGGAAGCGCCGAGCGCCGGGCCCTAGTGGCGAAGGCGCTCACCGATGTCGGGCTCGACCCGGCAGCGATGGACCGCTACCCGCACGAATTCTCCGGCGGCCAGCGCCAGCGCATCGCGATCGCCCGCGCGATCGTTTTGAAGCCCCGTTTCGTTGTCCTCGATGAGCCGACTTCGGCGCTGGACCGCTCGGTGCAGGCGCAGATCGTGACGCTGTTGCGCGATCTCCAGCGCGAGCGCGGCATCGCCTACCTGTTCATCAGCCATGACCTCAAAGTGGTCCGGGCGCTCTCGAACTACGTCATGGTGATGCAGCACGGCCAAGTGGTCGAAGAGGGACCGGCCGAGGCGATCTTCGCCGCGCCGAAGACCGATTATACCCGCACCCTGTTCGCGGCGGCCTTCGAGATGGATGCGGCGACCACCGCCGAGATCGAACCGGCCTGA
- a CDS encoding phosphopentomutase — MARALLIVLDSVGIGGAPDAARYGDAGSDTVGHIAEACAAGRGDRPGLRAGPLRLPNLAAFGLGLACEGATGRVPPGLAPEAEPQALWGHAVETAAGKDTPSGHWEIAGVPVREAWGHFPDTHPAFPAELTAALIVRAGLPGILGDRHASGTAIIDAFGAEHLRTGRPICYTSADSVFQIAAHEETFGLERLYETCRIARDLCDPYRVGRVIARPFIGSEKDGFHRTSRRKDFSVAPPAATLLDGLAAAGRAVVSVGKIGDIFAHRATGREIKPAGNAACLDAALDAFAGLPDGGFVFLNLVDFDTEHGHRRDVPGYAAELEAFDARIPEIHAVLKSGDLCVITADHGNDPTWIGTEHTREQVPVLAFGPGLATGSIGQRDTFADIGASMAAHLGLSLFGAGRAWW; from the coding sequence ATGGCCCGCGCGCTCCTCATCGTCCTCGATTCCGTCGGCATCGGCGGCGCCCCCGACGCGGCCCGCTACGGCGATGCCGGCTCCGACACGGTCGGGCACATCGCGGAAGCCTGCGCCGCCGGCCGCGGCGACCGGCCGGGCCTGCGCGCGGGGCCTTTACGCCTGCCGAACCTCGCGGCGTTCGGCCTCGGTCTAGCCTGTGAGGGCGCCACCGGCCGCGTGCCGCCGGGCCTTGCTCCGGAGGCTGAGCCGCAGGCACTGTGGGGGCATGCCGTCGAGACGGCCGCCGGCAAGGATACGCCGTCGGGCCATTGGGAGATCGCGGGCGTGCCGGTGCGGGAGGCCTGGGGCCACTTCCCCGACACGCATCCCGCCTTCCCGGCCGAGCTCACCGCGGCGCTGATCGTGCGGGCGGGGCTGCCCGGCATCCTCGGCGATCGCCACGCCTCGGGCACCGCGATCATCGACGCGTTCGGGGCCGAGCACCTCCGGACGGGCCGGCCGATCTGCTACACCTCCGCCGACAGCGTCTTTCAGATCGCCGCCCACGAGGAAACGTTCGGGCTGGAGCGCCTCTACGAGACCTGCCGCATCGCGCGCGACCTCTGCGATCCCTACCGCGTCGGGCGGGTCATCGCCCGGCCCTTCATCGGCAGCGAGAAAGACGGCTTCCACCGCACCAGCCGCCGCAAGGATTTTTCCGTCGCGCCGCCCGCCGCCACCCTGCTCGATGGTTTGGCGGCGGCCGGCCGTGCCGTGGTGAGCGTCGGCAAGATCGGCGACATCTTCGCCCACCGTGCCACCGGGCGCGAGATCAAGCCGGCCGGCAACGCCGCCTGCCTCGACGCGGCGCTCGACGCCTTCGCCGGCTTGCCGGATGGTGGCTTCGTCTTCCTCAACTTGGTGGATTTCGACACCGAGCACGGCCACCGGCGCGACGTGCCGGGCTACGCCGCTGAGCTGGAGGCGTTCGATGCCCGCATCCCCGAGATCCACGCCGTCCTGAAGTCGGGCGATCTGTGCGTCATCACCGCCGACCACGGCAACGATCCGACCTGGATCGGCACCGAGCACACCCGCGAGCAGGTGCCGGTGCTCGCCTTCGGGCCGGGACTGGCGACGGGCTCGATCGGGCAGCGCGACACCTTCGCGGATATCGGCGCCTCGATGGCGGCGCATCTCGGCCTGTCGCTCTTCGGGGCCGGCCGGGCGTGGTGGTGA
- the ettA gene encoding energy-dependent translational throttle protein EttA has product MAREFIYHMRGLTKTYVGGKKVLDNVNLSFYPDAKIGVLGINGAGKSTLLKIMAGIDKDWTGEGFVAQGARVGYLPQEPQLDPNKSVRENVMEGVAEKQALLDRYNELAMNYSEETADEMTALQDQIEAQNLWELDSKVDQAMEALGCPSDEQPVATLSGGERRRVALCKLLLWEPELLLLDEPTNHLDAETVNWLEGHLKQYPGAILIVTHDRYFLDNVTGWILELDRGRGIPYEGNYSAWLVQKQKRLEQEGREDMARQRSIAREQEWIAASPKARQSKSKARITRYEELVAKQNSKVDAAAQIVIPIDERLGQNVIEFSHLNKAFGDRLLIEDLSFKLPPGGIVGVIGPNGAGKTTLFKMITGQEKPDGGTIEVGETVKLGYVDQSRDALDPNATVWQEVSGGNDIIYFNKREINSRAYCAAFAFKGGDQQKKVGTLSGGERNRVHLARTLKGGANVLLLDEPTNDLDMETLRALEDALEDYAGCAVIISHDRWFLNRIATHILAFEGDSHVEWFEGNFSDYEADKKRRLGLESIIPKKLKYKKFSR; this is encoded by the coding sequence ATGGCCCGCGAATTCATCTACCACATGCGGGGTCTGACCAAGACCTATGTCGGGGGCAAGAAGGTTCTCGATAACGTCAACCTGTCCTTCTACCCCGATGCCAAGATCGGCGTGCTCGGCATCAACGGCGCCGGCAAGTCGACGCTGCTCAAGATCATGGCCGGCATCGACAAGGACTGGACCGGCGAGGGCTTCGTCGCGCAGGGCGCGCGCGTCGGCTACCTCCCGCAGGAGCCGCAGCTCGATCCGAACAAGTCGGTGCGCGAGAACGTCATGGAGGGCGTGGCCGAGAAGCAGGCGCTGCTCGACCGCTACAACGAACTCGCGATGAACTATTCCGAGGAGACGGCGGACGAGATGACCGCCCTCCAGGACCAGATCGAGGCGCAGAACCTCTGGGAGCTGGATTCCAAGGTCGATCAGGCGATGGAAGCGCTCGGCTGCCCGAGCGACGAGCAGCCGGTCGCGACCCTCTCGGGCGGCGAGCGCCGCCGCGTCGCGCTGTGCAAGCTGCTGCTGTGGGAGCCGGAACTGCTCCTCCTCGACGAGCCCACCAACCACCTCGACGCCGAGACGGTGAACTGGTTGGAGGGTCACCTCAAGCAGTATCCGGGCGCGATCCTGATCGTGACCCACGACCGCTACTTCCTCGACAACGTCACGGGCTGGATCCTCGAACTCGATCGCGGCCGGGGCATCCCCTACGAGGGCAACTACTCGGCGTGGCTGGTGCAGAAGCAGAAGCGGCTTGAGCAGGAGGGCCGCGAGGACATGGCCCGCCAGCGCTCGATCGCCCGCGAGCAGGAATGGATTGCCGCCTCGCCCAAGGCCCGGCAGTCGAAGTCGAAGGCGCGTATCACCCGCTACGAGGAACTGGTCGCCAAGCAGAACAGCAAGGTCGACGCGGCCGCGCAGATCGTCATCCCGATCGACGAGCGGCTCGGGCAGAACGTCATCGAATTCAGCCACCTCAACAAGGCCTTCGGCGACCGCCTGCTGATCGAGGATCTCTCGTTCAAGCTGCCGCCGGGCGGCATCGTCGGCGTCATCGGCCCGAACGGCGCCGGCAAGACCACCCTGTTCAAGATGATCACCGGCCAGGAGAAGCCCGACGGCGGCACGATCGAGGTCGGCGAGACGGTCAAGCTCGGCTACGTCGATCAGTCGCGCGACGCGCTCGATCCCAACGCCACCGTCTGGCAGGAAGTGTCGGGCGGCAACGACATCATCTATTTCAACAAGCGCGAGATCAATTCGCGCGCCTATTGCGCGGCCTTTGCCTTCAAGGGCGGCGACCAGCAGAAGAAAGTCGGTACCCTCTCGGGCGGCGAGCGCAACCGCGTGCATCTGGCCCGCACGCTCAAGGGCGGCGCCAACGTGCTGCTGCTCGACGAGCCGACCAACGACCTCGACATGGAGACCCTGCGCGCCCTCGAAGACGCGCTGGAGGATTACGCGGGCTGCGCCGTCATCATCAGCCACGATCGCTGGTTCCTGAACCGCATCGCGACCCACATCCTCGCTTTCGAGGGCGACAGCCATGTCGAGTGGTTCGAGGGGAACTTCTCGGATTACGAGGCGGACAAAAAGCGCCGCCTCGGCCTTGAGTCGATCATCCCGAAGAAGCTGAAGTACAAGAAGTTTTCGCGCTGA